DNA sequence from the Sinorhizobium alkalisoli genome:
GCCGAGCAGGACCCGTACAACAACATCATCCGCACCGCCTTCGAGGCAATGTCGGCGGTGCTCGGCGGCACGCAATCGCTGCACACCAATTCCTTCGACGAGGCGATCGCGCTGCCGACGGAATTTTCCGCCCGCATTGCCCGCAACACGCAACTGATCCTGCAGCACGAGACCGGCGTCACCAAGGTCGTCGATCCGCTCGCCGGCTCCTATTACGTAGAAAGCCTGACGAACGAGCTCGCGACAAAGGCCTGGGCGCTGATCGATGAGGTCGAGGCGCTCGGCGGCATGACCAGGGCGGTCAATGCCGGGCTGCCGAAGCGGCTGATCGAAGAGGCCGCGACCCGCCGCCAGGCGGCAGTCGACCGCGGCGAGGAGGTCATCGTCGGCGTCAACAGGTATCGCCTCGAGAACGAGCATCCGATCGACATACTCCAGATCGACAACGCCGCGGTCCGCGCGGCACAGATCAAGAGGATCGAGGAAACCAAACGGCGCCGCGACACGCTGAAGGTTAACGAGACGCTGGAAGCGCTGGCCGAAGTGGCGAGGAGCGGCAAGGGCAATCTGCTTGCCGCAGCCGTCGAGGCCGCCCGGTCACGCGCGACCCTCGGCGAAATCTCCGAAGCGATGCGCCAGGCCTTCGGCGATTACACCGCCGTGCCGGAAGTGGTCACCGACATCTACGGCAAAGCCTATCAGGGCGATCCCGAACTCGACGTGCTTGCCGGGCGACTCGGCGAGGTCACCAGGCGGCTCGGCCACAAGCCGAAGATCATGGTGGCCAAGCTCGGCCAGGACGGCCACGACCGCGGCGCAAAGGTGATCGCGTCGGCCTTCGGCGACATCGGCTTCGACGTGGTCGCCGGACCGCTGTTCCAGACGCCGGAGGAGGCCGCCGATCTGGCGCTTGCGGAAGAGGTCACCGTGATCGGCGTCTCCTCGCTTGCGGCCGGCCACAAGACGCTGATGCCGCAGCTTGCGGATGCACTGAAGGCGCGCGGCGGCCAGGACATCGTCATCGTCTGCGGCGGCGTCATTCCGCGGCAGGACTATGCTTACCTGATGGATAAAGGCGTCTCTGCCGTCTTCGGCCCCGGCACCCATGTGCTCGATGCCGCCCGCACGGTGCTCGACCTGATCGAAGGCAAGCGGCGCAATATCTGATCCCGCAGCTTTCGCAATTCGGGCCTTGCGTTCCATCTGCCTTGCGGGACAATCAGGATCGGGCCGCGCCGGACGAGCGAACGTCCGCAGTGGATGCGCGGGCTGCACAGGGAGGACTGGCAATGCGAAAGCTGCAATCGCAAGGGGTCCATCACATCACACTCGTCGGCGCGGACCGCCAGACATCAATCGATTTCTGGGAAGGCGTGCTCGGCATGCCCTTCATCTTCGAGCAGCCGAACCTCGACCGGGCATCGGAAAGCCATCTCTATTTCGATCCGGGCGACGGCCGGCTGATCACCATATTCACCGACGAAAACCGCAAGCCCGATCCGAGCCGCACGCCGACGGATATCGGCTGCGTCCATCACATCGCCTTCGCCGTTTCGCGCGCCACGTTCCAGCAGGCAGTGGAGCGGCTGAACGAGCGGGAGATCAGCCATAGCGGCGTCAAGGACCGGGGCTTCATGGATTCGATCTATTTCGAGGACCCGCTCGGCCTTCTGATCGAGCTCGCCTCCTACCGTTTCGAACCGCCGGCCGGCCACACCCATGCCGCGGTGCTGATGGAGGCGCATCAAATCCGGGTGGCGCGCGGCGACTACGCCATTGCCGAAGTGCATCTCGCCGATGCGATCGAAGCACTCATGCAACGCTCGCGACCGACGCTGTCGGCCGAGCGTGCCCCGAAGAATCCCTACTGAGGAACGGAGGTTCAGTCATGTCGAAGATAATACTCAATGTGATCAAGCCCAGCGTCAACAACATGACGGTTCGCGTGTTCCTGCGGGCAGCAGGTCTCGATTTCACCGAGCACGACGTCTACGGGCAGACGCGTACCCCCGAATATCTGGCGAAGGCTCCCTCGCATCTGACGCCGATGATCGAAACGGCGGACCTGCCCAGGGGCGCTCTCTGGGA
Encoded proteins:
- the scpA gene encoding methylmalonyl-CoA mutase; its protein translation is MTDKTIKDWEALAEKELKASPESLVWPTPEGIAVKPLYTRDDLADLGHLDSLPGLEPFLRGPRATMYAGRPWTIRQYAGFSTAEESNAFYRRNLAAGQQGVSVAFDLATHRGYDSDHPRVVGDVGKAGVAIDSVEDMKILFDGIPLEKISVSMTMNGAVIPILANFIVAGEEQGVSRDKLSGTIQNDILKEFMVRNTYIYPPEPSMRIVADIIEYTAKEMPKFNSISISGYHMQEAGATLVQELAFTLADGREYVRAALAKGLNVDDFAGRLSFFFAIGMNFFMEAAKLRAARLLWTRIMKEFNPQKPSSLMLRTHCQTSGVSLAEQDPYNNIIRTAFEAMSAVLGGTQSLHTNSFDEAIALPTEFSARIARNTQLILQHETGVTKVVDPLAGSYYVESLTNELATKAWALIDEVEALGGMTRAVNAGLPKRLIEEAATRRQAAVDRGEEVIVGVNRYRLENEHPIDILQIDNAAVRAAQIKRIEETKRRRDTLKVNETLEALAEVARSGKGNLLAAAVEAARSRATLGEISEAMRQAFGDYTAVPEVVTDIYGKAYQGDPELDVLAGRLGEVTRRLGHKPKIMVAKLGQDGHDRGAKVIASAFGDIGFDVVAGPLFQTPEEAADLALAEEVTVIGVSSLAAGHKTLMPQLADALKARGGQDIVIVCGGVIPRQDYAYLMDKGVSAVFGPGTHVLDAARTVLDLIEGKRRNI
- a CDS encoding VOC family protein, which codes for MRKLQSQGVHHITLVGADRQTSIDFWEGVLGMPFIFEQPNLDRASESHLYFDPGDGRLITIFTDENRKPDPSRTPTDIGCVHHIAFAVSRATFQQAVERLNEREISHSGVKDRGFMDSIYFEDPLGLLIELASYRFEPPAGHTHAAVLMEAHQIRVARGDYAIAEVHLADAIEALMQRSRPTLSAERAPKNPY